From the genome of Eucalyptus grandis isolate ANBG69807.140 chromosome 2, ASM1654582v1, whole genome shotgun sequence, one region includes:
- the LOC120285889 gene encoding loganic acid O-methyltransferase-like isoform X1 — MDMIKEALPTTLDLYHLPLSSPNPIIRIADFGCSTGLTPIQAIETIVQCLLDLIKPIKEPRFRTLEFQAIFSDLPTNDFNTLFTNHLPVRRCYYAMAAPGSFHGRLLPTASLHFAYSSCALHWLSRVPQEILDKSSRAWNGERIYYVNSPAGVVGAYSAQFGRDMEMFLSARAEEMVSEGLIFMVVPGEPDLVHDSQTTLGSELELLGSCLVDMANEGIISKAKVESFNLPIYFPSEKELKQVISRNEFFHIERIQTLSHLKMHVAFPTPESRSLCLRVALEGLLCHHFGNELIIDDLFHRYSLKVAKSLFFLKPESHESISFSVVLKRKKSEENM; from the exons ATGGATATGATCAAGGAAGCTTTACCCACAACCCTTGATCTCTACCACCTCCCGTTATCCTCTCCAAACCCCATCATCAGAATAGCAGACTTCGGTTGCTCTACAGGACTCACACCCATCCAAGCCATCGAAACCATAGTACAATGCCTCTTAGACCTCATCAAACCCATCAAAGAACCCCGATTTCGTACCCTCGAGTTCCAAGCCATCTTCAGCGACCTCCCCACCAATGACTTCAACACGCTTTTCACCAACCACCTGCCAGTGAGGCGGTGCTACTATGCCATGGCAGCCCCAGGGTCGTTCCATGGCCGTCTCCTCCCGACTGCATCCCTACACTTTGCATACTCGTCCTGTGCACTCCACTGGCTGTCCCGCGTTCCCCAAGAGATACTGGACAAGTCTTCCCGTGCTTGGAATGGAGAGAGAATTTATTACGTGAACTCGCCCGCTGGGGTCGTCGGGGCCTACTCCGCTCAGTTCGGGAGAGACATGGAGATGTTTCTCAGTGCGAGAGCGGAGGAGATGGTCAGTGAAGGATTGATATTTATGGTCGTGCCTGGTGAGCCGGATTTGGTTCATGATTCTCAGACCACCTTAGGGTCAGAATTGGAGCTACTGGGTTCTTGCCTTGTGGACATGGCAAATGAG GGGATCATAAGCAAAGCCAAAGTAGAGAGCTTCAACTTGCCAATATATTTCCCATCAGAAAAGGAGCTGAAACAAGTGATTAGTCGAAACGAATTCTTCCACATCGAGAGGATTCAGACTCTAAGCCACCTCAAAATGCACGTTGCCTTCCCCACCCCCGAATCACGCTCTCTCTGCTTAAGAGTGGCATTAGAGGGATTATTGTGCCATCATTTCGGCAATGAACTGATCATCGACGATTTGTTCCACCGTTACTCGCTGAAAGTGGCgaaatctctctttttcctgAAGCCAGAAAGTCATGAATCCatctcattctctgtggtccttAAGCGCAAGAAGTCTGAAGAGAATATGTAG
- the LOC120285889 gene encoding probable S-adenosylmethionine-dependent methyltransferase At5g37990 isoform X2 — MDMIKEALPTTLDLYHLPLSSPNPIIRIADFGCSTGLTPIQAIETIVQCLLDLIKPIKEPRFRTLEFQAIFSDLPTNDFNTLFTNHLPVRRCYYAMAAPGSFHGRLLPTASLHFAYSSCALHWLSRVPQEILDKSSRAWNGERIYYVNSPAGVVGAYSAQFGRDMEMFLSARAEEMVSEGLIFMVVPGEPDLVHDSQTTLGSELELLGSCLVDMANEVSSSVFNLDVPIIPTKYIHKSYFRGDLLKEVIVWFHGSLCGKKL, encoded by the exons ATGGATATGATCAAGGAAGCTTTACCCACAACCCTTGATCTCTACCACCTCCCGTTATCCTCTCCAAACCCCATCATCAGAATAGCAGACTTCGGTTGCTCTACAGGACTCACACCCATCCAAGCCATCGAAACCATAGTACAATGCCTCTTAGACCTCATCAAACCCATCAAAGAACCCCGATTTCGTACCCTCGAGTTCCAAGCCATCTTCAGCGACCTCCCCACCAATGACTTCAACACGCTTTTCACCAACCACCTGCCAGTGAGGCGGTGCTACTATGCCATGGCAGCCCCAGGGTCGTTCCATGGCCGTCTCCTCCCGACTGCATCCCTACACTTTGCATACTCGTCCTGTGCACTCCACTGGCTGTCCCGCGTTCCCCAAGAGATACTGGACAAGTCTTCCCGTGCTTGGAATGGAGAGAGAATTTATTACGTGAACTCGCCCGCTGGGGTCGTCGGGGCCTACTCCGCTCAGTTCGGGAGAGACATGGAGATGTTTCTCAGTGCGAGAGCGGAGGAGATGGTCAGTGAAGGATTGATATTTATGGTCGTGCCTGGTGAGCCGGATTTGGTTCATGATTCTCAGACCACCTTAGGGTCAGAATTGGAGCTACTGGGTTCTTGCCTTGTGGACATGGCAAATGAG GTTAGCAGTAGCGTGTTTAACTTGGATGTCCCAATTATTCCAACAAAGTACATTCACAAGAGCTATTTCAGAGGGGATCTCCTTAAAGAAGTAATCGTGTGGTTTCATGGATCACTTTGTGGCAAAAAACTTTGA